The following are from one region of the Megachile rotundata isolate GNS110a chromosome 15, iyMegRotu1, whole genome shotgun sequence genome:
- the LOC100875350 gene encoding monocyte to macrophage differentiation factor 2 — protein sequence MDMFSLHQFVAAPIKNLLQFQRIKEVKWMNPRACTNEAYVPTPIEHVANVATHGVWVVPSVLGGLELVRRSTTWTQLVSAYVYGTSLILVFTVSTFFHSVHYCNNNRQLKDALHRCDRAMIYIFIAASYFPWLNVDHFPDDELLFAMRYLVWIMAVLGILYQQIFHERYKMLETIFYLVIGIGPSIAIINVSHYYDIAELKMGGFFYIFGLVFFKSDGRIPCAHAIWHVFVVIAAGLHYYAILNHVFPIIASPDNFVTTDVQSLPKLLTSHIEEL from the exons ATGGATATGTTTAGTCTTCATCAATTCGTTGCAGCACCAATAAAAAACCTTTTACAATTTCAACGTATAAAAGA AGTAAAGTGGATGAATCCTCGAGCATGTACAAATGAAGCATATGTACCTACTCCTATAGAACATGTAGCAAATGTAGCTACTCATGGAGTTTGGGTTGTTCCATCTGTCCTGGGAGGTTTAGAACTTGTCCGGCGTTCTACAACATGGACACAATTAGTATCAGCTTATGTATATGGTACATCATTAATACTTGTTTTTACAGTATCAACATTTTTCCACAGTGTGCATTATTGCAATAATAACAG ACAACTCAAAGATGCATTACATCGCTGCGATCGTGctatgatttatatttttattgctgCTAGCTATTTTCCTTGGTTAAATGTTGACCATTTCCCAGATGATGAATTACTTTTTGCAATGCGTTACCTTGTTTGGATAATGGCAGTCTTAGGTATACTTTATCAACAAATTTTCCATGAACGATATAAAATGTTAGAAACAATTTTTTACCTAGTTATTGGAATTGGTCCTAGCATTGCAATTATTAATGTT TCTCACTACTATGACATTGCTGAACTAAAAATGGGAGGATTCTTTTACATTTTTGGCCTGGTGTTCTTTAAATCTGATGGTCGAATACCCTGTGCGCATGCAATTTGGCATGTTTTTGTTGTTATAGCAGCCGGGTTACATTACTATGCTATACTAAATCATGTCTTTCCTATAATTGCTTCACCTGATAACTTTGTGACAACAGATGTGCAATCATTACCTAAATTACTAACATCTCATAttgaagaattataa